The Staphylococcus carnosus genome has a segment encoding these proteins:
- a CDS encoding MetQ/NlpA family ABC transporter substrate-binding protein — MRKLLVLLSIILAVVLVGCGKQETDKPKQKKFTIAFGVGTYEEQFRKGILPILKKEGYDVKIKTFSQNDQIDPAMIKGDVDASVFQSRAYMESINDKMNGHMIVNNDVPTAPQSLWSKKHKSLKDIKNGQTIAIPNDPVNQERAFRIFEKEGWVKIDKDAGTVNFNQNSVKPGKYDLKFKELHPAQILRSLDDVDYGVVNGNYIADSKRVIADGLLVEKTPQQHKVVLTINESNKDTDWAKALKRAYYSKEFQKWYEKQDKYKGFIVPKEWKK, encoded by the coding sequence ATGAGAAAACTTTTAGTATTATTATCAATTATTTTGGCTGTTGTTCTTGTAGGTTGCGGAAAACAAGAGACAGATAAACCCAAGCAAAAGAAATTCACGATTGCATTTGGGGTAGGAACATATGAAGAACAATTCAGAAAAGGTATTTTACCAATATTGAAAAAAGAAGGTTATGATGTGAAAATAAAAACTTTTTCGCAAAATGATCAAATTGACCCAGCTATGATTAAAGGGGATGTAGATGCTTCGGTTTTCCAAAGTAGAGCTTATATGGAAAGTATTAATGATAAAATGAATGGTCATATGATTGTTAATAATGATGTGCCAACTGCACCACAATCACTATGGTCTAAGAAGCATAAATCTTTAAAAGATATTAAAAACGGACAAACTATCGCCATTCCTAATGATCCAGTCAACCAAGAACGCGCTTTCCGAATTTTCGAGAAGGAAGGTTGGGTTAAAATCGATAAGGATGCCGGTACGGTCAATTTCAATCAAAACAGTGTAAAACCAGGTAAATATGATTTGAAATTCAAAGAGTTACATCCGGCTCAGATATTACGTTCTTTAGATGATGTTGATTACGGAGTTGTTAATGGAAATTATATCGCTGATTCAAAACGTGTTATAGCAGATGGTTTACTCGTTGAAAAAACGCCACAACAACACAAGGTTGTTTTAACGATTAATGAAAGTAATAAAGATACTGACTGGGCAAAAGCATTAAAAAGAGCATATTATTCAAAAGAATTCCAAAAATGGTATGAAAAACAAGATAAATATAAAGGTTTCATTGTGCCGAAAGAGTGGAAAAAATAA
- a CDS encoding B domain-containing protein, protein MQKKNDNADQSYDKDYTLVNPETGVTGQQQAFYELLKMDNLTEQRKNDYIDTIKVNPQASQEVFASAIKENRNSTEVRDGQQNAFVNIYHNEHLINEQKDVLIEELKDHPDRAQNIFTKSLKQQNLNNIDKPELPKEEKNEQPPKLDTENVPEPPMITIPLFGNPGIEDTVGDNSEDSTQKTEKPDVSKEEDNKKEDLKDSAKKEESTDTAKKEEKSEQPPKLDSENVPEPPMTIVPSFENTGSEDNVGKNNVPEVLPETKITQPSTWERISQCITTTTNQYYNSVKSYYNSAYNSVSGFYNSLVNKYTTAKKFYSLYSENQNIIDKVVNLTLGTQNLKSTTQKLAAYPTLNDQSTTYDYIKYPFTYLSVGAANAFTTVQNTYNSYYNTYQTVSSLYTFYKENPTKVELAIKTAKVTSNIFSSISSFFGFSK, encoded by the coding sequence TTGCAGAAAAAAAATGATAATGCAGATCAATCATACGACAAAGATTATACTCTCGTTAACCCAGAAACAGGTGTAACAGGCCAACAACAAGCTTTTTATGAGTTATTAAAAATGGATAATCTTACAGAACAACGAAAAAATGATTATATTGACACTATCAAAGTAAATCCGCAAGCAAGCCAAGAAGTATTCGCTTCAGCAATTAAAGAAAACCGTAACAGTACTGAAGTACGTGACGGTCAACAAAATGCATTTGTAAATATTTATCATAATGAACATTTAATAAACGAACAAAAAGATGTATTAATCGAAGAACTAAAAGATCACCCAGATCGCGCTCAAAATATTTTTACAAAATCATTAAAACAACAAAATCTAAACAATATTGATAAGCCCGAATTACCAAAAGAAGAAAAAAATGAACAACCACCTAAATTAGACACTGAAAATGTACCTGAACCTCCAATGATAACAATTCCTTTATTCGGTAATCCTGGTATTGAAGATACAGTTGGAGATAATTCAGAAGATTCGACTCAAAAAACAGAAAAACCTGATGTTTCTAAAGAAGAAGATAATAAAAAAGAAGATTTAAAAGACTCTGCTAAGAAGGAAGAATCAACTGACACAGCTAAAAAAGAAGAAAAAAGCGAACAACCACCTAAGTTAGATAGTGAAAATGTTCCTGAACCACCGATGACAATAGTACCTTCATTCGAAAATACTGGTAGTGAAGACAATGTTGGTAAAAATAACGTGCCTGAAGTACTTCCGGAAACAAAAATTACACAACCAAGTACTTGGGAAAGAATTTCTCAATGTATTACAACAACAACAAATCAATACTATAACTCAGTTAAAAGTTACTATAACAGTGCCTATAATTCAGTTTCAGGTTTCTACAATAGTTTAGTTAACAAATATACAACAGCTAAAAAATTCTATTCACTATATTCTGAGAATCAAAACATCATTGATAAAGTAGTTAATCTAACTCTTGGTACTCAAAATTTAAAATCAACAACACAAAAATTAGCTGCTTATCCTACATTAAATGATCAATCAACTACTTACGATTATATTAAGTATCCATTTACTTATTTAAGTGTAGGTGCTGCGAATGCATTCACAACAGTCCAAAATACTTATAACAGCTATTACAATACGTATCAAACAGTATCTTCTTTATATACTTTCTATAAAGAAAACCCTACTAAAGTTGAACTAGCTATCAAAACAGCTAAAGTGACAAGTAATATATTTTCTTCAATCTCATCATTTTTCGGTTTCTCGAAGTAA
- a CDS encoding aminotransferase class I/II-fold pyridoxal phosphate-dependent enzyme, which produces MNPLALDLNEQLTQSNPVILDMLSDLGKHMFYPKGILSQSAEAKSTKYNATIGMATDDSGKLYSQTIFDLYQHLDPEEIFPYAPPQGIEELRGLWEEKILQENTDLTQKQISRPIVTNALTHGLSLLADLFVNSGDTVLLPKQNWGNYKLIFNTRHGAELQTYSIFDEDNHYTTDGFVSALENYNNDKVILLLNYPNNPTGYTPTASEVEEISKAIKNLADRGTKVIAIIDDAYFGLFYEDVYTQSIFSALTQIESPNILPVRLDGATKEFFAWGLRVGFITFGIKDEMTKAVLEAKVKGLIRSNISSGPMPSQSAVKYVLQPEHREQFEKDIQKHIDTLKERYEVTKSVVYDEKYKDDWKTYDFNSGYFMAIQVNGVNAETLRKHLIEKYSIGTIALNDTDIRVAFSCIEKDDIPHVFDSIAKGIEDLKA; this is translated from the coding sequence ATGAACCCATTAGCGCTAGATTTAAACGAGCAACTGACTCAATCAAACCCTGTCATATTGGATATGCTTTCTGATTTAGGTAAACATATGTTTTATCCAAAAGGCATTTTATCCCAATCTGCAGAAGCCAAATCAACTAAGTATAACGCAACTATCGGTATGGCCACTGATGACAGTGGAAAATTATATTCACAAACTATCTTTGATCTATACCAACATCTTGATCCTGAAGAAATTTTCCCATATGCACCGCCTCAAGGTATTGAAGAGTTACGTGGACTTTGGGAAGAAAAAATTCTTCAAGAAAATACAGACTTAACTCAAAAACAAATTTCTCGCCCTATTGTAACAAATGCACTAACACATGGCTTATCATTGTTAGCAGACTTATTTGTTAATTCTGGAGACACTGTTTTACTTCCAAAACAAAATTGGGGTAACTACAAACTAATTTTCAATACACGTCACGGTGCAGAATTACAAACATATTCAATCTTTGATGAAGATAATCATTATACGACTGATGGGTTCGTAAGTGCACTTGAAAATTATAACAATGATAAAGTGATTTTATTATTGAATTATCCAAATAATCCTACTGGTTATACACCAACAGCAAGTGAAGTAGAAGAAATTTCAAAAGCAATTAAGAATCTTGCAGATAGAGGAACAAAAGTAATTGCGATTATTGATGATGCATACTTCGGTCTTTTCTATGAAGATGTTTATACACAATCTATCTTCTCAGCTTTAACTCAAATTGAATCACCAAATATCCTGCCTGTAAGACTTGACGGTGCAACTAAAGAATTCTTTGCTTGGGGCTTACGAGTTGGATTTATCACTTTCGGTATTAAAGATGAAATGACAAAAGCAGTTCTTGAAGCTAAGGTTAAAGGATTAATCCGCAGTAACATTTCTAGTGGCCCAATGCCTTCTCAAAGTGCTGTCAAATATGTATTGCAACCTGAACATCGTGAACAATTTGAAAAAGATATTCAAAAACACATTGACACGCTTAAAGAACGTTATGAAGTAACAAAATCTGTTGTCTATGATGAAAAGTATAAAGATGACTGGAAAACATACGATTTTAACTCTGGTTATTTCATGGCAATCCAAGTTAATGGTGTAAATGCTGAAACTTTACGCAAACATTTAATTGAGAAATATTCAATTGGTACAATTGCTTTAAACGATACTGATATTCGTGTAGCATTCAGCTGCATTGAAAAAGATGATATTCCGCATGTGTTTGATTCAATTGCTAAAGGTATTGAAGATTTAAAAGCATAA